From a region of the Candidatus Neomarinimicrobiota bacterium genome:
- a CDS encoding 4Fe-4S binding protein, producing MKQITAISGKGGTGKTTFVSSLSVLMNNKVIADCDVDASNLHLITGSKILKKEKFVSGKKYSINREECIQCRRCITYCRYNAIDNSYTIDPFSCEHCGICEKICPVEAVVTQPREAGELYVSDTKYGKLIHAELYPGEENSGKLVTRVREEAMIYAKNENKNFILIDGPPGIGCPVIASITGVDIVIVITEPSMSGLHDLKRVLELTDYFRITPTVVINKYDINLENSKLIEEFCEKRNVEIIAKIPYTAKIVDSIVNGIPPILEIGEVIQQEFIRAFERVKNILKN from the coding sequence ATAAAACAGATCACGGCTATAAGTGGTAAAGGGGGAACCGGAAAAACCACCTTTGTCTCATCATTGTCAGTTTTAATGAATAACAAGGTTATAGCAGATTGTGATGTGGATGCATCGAATCTGCATCTCATTACTGGTTCAAAAATATTAAAAAAAGAAAAGTTTGTAAGTGGGAAGAAGTATTCTATAAATAGAGAGGAATGTATTCAGTGCAGAAGGTGTATAACATACTGTCGATATAATGCAATAGATAATAGTTATACTATTGATCCTTTTTCCTGTGAACATTGTGGAATATGTGAGAAAATTTGCCCTGTTGAAGCCGTGGTAACGCAACCGAGAGAAGCAGGAGAACTATATGTTTCGGATACTAAATACGGAAAGTTAATACATGCAGAGCTATATCCTGGAGAGGAAAATTCAGGTAAACTTGTAACCAGAGTTAGAGAAGAAGCAATGATATATGCAAAGAATGAAAATAAAAATTTTATTTTGATTGATGGTCCTCCCGGTATTGGTTGTCCTGTAATTGCATCAATAACTGGAGTAGATATTGTAATAGTCATAACAGAACCCAGCATGTCAGGTTTGCATGATCTGAAGCGTGTTCTCGAGCTGACCGATTATTTTAGAATAACACCCACCGTTGTGATAAATAAGTATGATATAAATTTAGAAAATTCTAAATTGATCGAGGAATTTTGTGAAAAAAGAAATGTTGAAATAATTGCAAAGATTCCATATACAGCTAAGATAGTAGACTCGATTGTAAATGGTATTCCTCCAATTTTGGAAATAGGTGAAGTTATACAACAGGAATTTATCAGAGCTTTTGAAAGAGTTAAAAATATTTTAAAAAACTGA
- a CDS encoding Mrp/NBP35 family ATP-binding protein — MPVPISREDEERTKRIKERMSRIKFKILVMSGKGGVGKTSVAVNMALALSSLGKKTGILDIDIHGPNVPKMLGIEGVTLYGNENSIEPFKMNENLVVVSIALLSQDTDQPIIWRGPLKTALIKQFLGDVNWGELDYLIIDAPPGTGDEPLSICQILPDLTGTVIVTTPQDVAILDSRKSVIFSQKLNAPVIGIVENMSGFKCPKCGYDIALFGKGGGEKAAKDLHVDFLGDILFDPLVVEYEDKGRPYVLERKDSSTGKAFFNIVRNIIDKLEKRI; from the coding sequence ATGCCAGTTCCGATATCAAGAGAAGATGAAGAAAGGACAAAAAGAATAAAAGAAAGAATGTCCAGAATCAAGTTTAAAATACTTGTAATGAGCGGAAAAGGGGGAGTAGGAAAAACATCCGTAGCTGTGAATATGGCATTAGCTTTGTCAAGCCTAGGTAAAAAAACTGGAATACTTGATATTGATATTCATGGTCCAAATGTACCAAAAATGCTGGGGATCGAAGGGGTAACACTATATGGTAATGAAAACAGTATTGAACCTTTTAAAATGAATGAGAATCTTGTTGTTGTAAGTATTGCTCTTTTATCACAAGATACTGATCAACCTATAATATGGCGTGGGCCTTTGAAAACTGCATTGATCAAACAATTTCTTGGGGACGTAAACTGGGGTGAGCTTGATTATCTTATTATTGATGCGCCTCCTGGGACGGGTGATGAACCTTTAAGCATCTGTCAGATTTTACCAGATCTTACAGGTACGGTTATAGTTACAACTCCTCAGGATGTTGCAATTCTAGATTCAAGAAAGAGTGTTATTTTTTCTCAAAAATTAAATGCTCCTGTTATAGGGATTGTCGAAAATATGAGTGGATTTAAGTGTCCAAAGTGTGGCTATGATATCGCACTGTTTGGTAAAGGGGGCGGTGAAAAAGCCGCAAAAGATTTACATGTAGATTTTCTTGGGGATATTCTTTTTGATCCGCTAGTAGTAGAATATGAAGATAAAGGAAGACCATATGTGCTTGAAAGAAAAGACTCCAGCACGGGTAAGGCTTTTTTTAATATCGTTCGAAATATAATAGATAAACTCGAGAAGAGAATTTGA
- a CDS encoding MBL fold metallo-hydrolase produces MKIKVLFDKRSRIRGLNVGWGLSFLIDDIALFDTGEKGEWLIENMENLGVDINKIENVIISHDHWDHTGGLWSFLELNSRINLYITPGFSADFKEKAKKYGVNLNECKDSCKVTENIFTSGELASIYKGYTLAEHSLVIKINREVSVLTGCSHPGIINILKKVNDDFGNDKFHLVMGGFHLLNREKIDIIKIVSQLKEFKIDMIGATHCTGEEAEAIIKEEFGEKFFEVKVGDIIEI; encoded by the coding sequence ATGAAGATAAAAGTTTTATTTGATAAAAGAAGTAGAATAAGAGGATTAAATGTCGGTTGGGGATTATCTTTTTTAATTGATGATATTGCTCTTTTTGATACTGGTGAAAAAGGTGAATGGCTAATAGAAAATATGGAAAATCTAGGAGTTGACATCAACAAAATTGAAAATGTTATAATCTCTCATGATCATTGGGATCATACGGGTGGATTGTGGAGCTTTCTTGAACTTAATAGTAGAATAAACCTTTATATAACGCCTGGTTTTTCTGCTGATTTTAAAGAAAAAGCTAAGAAATATGGTGTTAATCTGAATGAGTGTAAAGATAGTTGTAAGGTAACTGAGAATATTTTCACAAGTGGCGAGCTTGCTTCGATATATAAGGGTTATACTCTTGCAGAGCACTCTTTGGTGATTAAAATTAACAGAGAAGTTTCAGTTCTTACTGGTTGCTCCCACCCGGGGATTATAAATATTTTGAAAAAAGTTAATGATGATTTCGGAAATGATAAATTTCATTTAGTAATGGGTGGATTTCACCTATTGAATAGGGAGAAAATAGATATCATAAAAATAGTGAGTCAATTAAAGGAATTTAAAATAGATATGATAGGTGCTACGCACTGTACAGGTGAGGAGGCGGAAGCAATCATAAAGGAAGAATTTGGAGAAAAATTTTTTGAAGTAAAAGTTGGCGATATAATAGAGATATAA
- a CDS encoding P-loop NTPase, whose amino-acid sequence MIISVASGKGGTGKTTVAVNFALSIKSVQFLDCDVEEPNAHIFLKPRIQTKIYISLPVPEIIESKCTYCGKCKEVCEFNAIVVLPPTDNSKGQVMIFDHLCHNCGACTLFCPEKAIKEKDKIVGVVESGNSGNIEFIQGKMNIGEVSTPTIINSVKKYLNRRKIVIIDSPPGVSCPFLASVKGSDFSLLVTEPTPFGLHDLIKAVKAIREMKIPFGVVINRFNIGDKEVEKYCEAENIPVLMKIPYNEEFARLYSQGIPYVKHFENLKEEYQLLHKNIEKILCGDRK is encoded by the coding sequence ATGATCATATCGGTTGCAAGTGGTAAAGGTGGAACGGGTAAAACTACGGTTGCGGTCAATTTCGCTCTATCAATTAAAAGTGTCCAATTTCTTGATTGTGATGTTGAAGAACCCAATGCTCATATATTTTTAAAACCCAGAATTCAAACTAAAATATATATTAGTTTACCTGTTCCCGAAATTATAGAATCAAAATGTACTTACTGTGGTAAATGCAAAGAGGTATGTGAGTTTAATGCTATTGTTGTATTACCACCAACAGATAATTCAAAAGGGCAGGTAATGATATTTGACCATTTATGTCATAACTGTGGAGCCTGTACGCTTTTTTGCCCGGAAAAAGCAATAAAAGAAAAGGATAAAATAGTTGGAGTAGTCGAAAGCGGTAATAGTGGTAATATCGAATTCATACAGGGGAAAATGAATATTGGAGAGGTTTCTACACCTACTATTATTAATAGTGTGAAAAAATATTTAAATCGCAGGAAAATTGTCATAATTGATTCTCCACCTGGAGTATCCTGCCCTTTCCTAGCATCTGTTAAGGGTAGTGATTTCTCTTTACTCGTTACAGAACCGACACCATTCGGCCTCCACGATCTGATAAAAGCTGTTAAAGCAATTAGAGAAATGAAGATACCTTTTGGAGTCGTGATAAATAGATTCAATATTGGTGATAAAGAAGTGGAAAAATACTGTGAGGCAGAAAATATACCTGTGCTTATGAAAATCCCCTATAATGAAGAATTTGCCAGATTGTATTCGCAAGGGATACCTTATGTTAAACATTTTGAGAATTTAAAGGAAGAATATCAATTATTACATAAAAATATTGAGAAAATTTTGTGTGGAGACCGGAAATGA
- a CDS encoding zinc ribbon domain-containing protein, whose protein sequence is MPTYVFKCEECGYEFEEFRWSINTNEAECPVCGSSAKIKITSEAGIIFKGSGFYATDYKNKSYDGKTCCGRSQRCDKPPCSDDGVCKR, encoded by the coding sequence ATGCCTACCTATGTTTTTAAATGTGAGGAATGTGGTTATGAATTTGAGGAATTCAGATGGTCAATAAACACCAATGAAGCTGAATGTCCTGTTTGTGGAAGTAGCGCAAAAATAAAAATAACTTCCGAGGCAGGGATAATTTTTAAAGGTAGTGGATTTTATGCTACAGACTATAAAAATAAAAGCTATGATGGTAAAACATGCTGCGGGAGAAGCCAAAGGTGTGATAAACCGCCTTGTTCAGATGATGGGGTTTGTAAGAGGTAA
- a CDS encoding methyltransferase domain-containing protein, with translation MYNIEIFNKYFEEYDKWYEENKFVYLSELNAVKELIPRFESGVEIGIGTGRFALPLKIKKGIEPSMSMAKISKNRGLTVLQAMAENLPFKNNSFDLALMIVTICFVEDPVNSIKEANRILRDNGTLVLGIVDKNSFLGKLYEKRRSKSIFYKEVRFFSVSVLIDMLTNAGFYNFEYRQTIFKYPSDIKRIDKVEPGYGRGGFVAISAKKKAYI, from the coding sequence ATGTATAACATCGAAATTTTTAATAAATATTTTGAAGAATATGATAAATGGTATGAAGAGAATAAATTTGTATATCTTTCCGAACTTAATGCTGTAAAGGAGTTAATTCCTAGATTTGAATCTGGAGTTGAAATAGGAATTGGGACCGGGCGATTTGCTTTACCCCTAAAAATAAAGAAAGGGATTGAACCATCTATGTCAATGGCAAAAATTTCTAAGAATAGAGGACTTACTGTTTTACAGGCTATGGCTGAAAATCTTCCTTTCAAAAATAATTCTTTTGATCTTGCACTTATGATTGTAACGATTTGTTTTGTCGAGGACCCTGTGAATTCAATAAAAGAGGCAAATCGGATTCTTAGGGATAATGGCACCCTCGTTTTGGGTATTGTAGATAAGAATAGTTTTCTTGGTAAACTATATGAGAAGAGACGTTCTAAAAGTATATTTTATAAAGAGGTGAGATTTTTCTCAGTTAGCGTGCTTATAGATATGCTTACAAATGCCGGATTTTATAATTTTGAATACAGGCAAACTATATTTAAATATCCTTCGGATATTAAGAGAATTGATAAGGTAGAACCTGGTTATGGGCGCGGAGGATTTGTTGCCATTTCTGCGAAGAAGAAAGCATATATATAA
- a CDS encoding radical SAM protein encodes MKKFKYVYGPVPSWRLGSSLGIDPLSQKIKVCTFNCIYCQLGKKVLYTDERKVYVETEKVIEEIKRVPEIEIDYITFSGMGEPTLAKNLLEIVRVIRKIRNEKIAILTNSSLINSDDVKKELSEFDLVVAKLDAVDQETFLKINRPMDGVEIRKIIEGVISFKKNYKGKLALQIMFTEENKNHAKEIAKVAAKIHPDEVQINTPLRPSKAKPLDKEELSEISKYFDGLNYMTVYETERKKVVPISEKETMERRGKIL; translated from the coding sequence TTGAAAAAATTTAAATATGTATATGGTCCAGTACCTTCGTGGAGATTGGGTAGCTCATTGGGAATTGACCCACTTTCTCAAAAGATAAAAGTCTGTACATTTAACTGTATTTATTGCCAGTTAGGTAAAAAAGTGCTTTATACAGATGAAAGAAAGGTCTATGTTGAAACTGAAAAGGTAATAGAGGAAATAAAAAGAGTACCAGAAATAGAGATTGATTATATTACTTTTTCTGGAATGGGAGAACCAACCCTTGCCAAAAATCTTTTAGAAATTGTAAGAGTTATAAGAAAAATACGTAATGAAAAAATTGCAATTTTGACAAATTCATCATTAATAAATAGTGACGATGTAAAAAAAGAGCTTTCGGAATTTGATCTTGTAGTTGCTAAACTCGATGCTGTTGATCAGGAAACTTTTTTGAAAATAAATAGGCCAATGGATGGAGTTGAAATAAGAAAAATAATAGAAGGTGTTATTAGCTTTAAGAAAAATTATAAAGGGAAGCTTGCTCTTCAGATAATGTTTACAGAAGAGAATAAAAATCATGCAAAAGAAATTGCAAAGGTAGCAGCTAAAATTCATCCTGATGAGGTACAAATAAACACCCCACTTCGTCCATCAAAAGCGAAACCTTTGGACAAGGAAGAATTATCCGAAATAAGTAAGTATTTTGATGGTCTAAACTATATGACGGTATATGAAACAGAAAGGAAGAAAGTGGTTCCGATAAGTGAAAAGGAAACTATGGAAAGAAGAGGGAAAATATTATAA